In Phaseolus vulgaris cultivar G19833 chromosome 3, P. vulgaris v2.0, whole genome shotgun sequence, the sequence gatggattaaccctaagttgggttacggcacTGTAGGGCCCTTCACGAAGagtagcgatcaagtcagaagaacacgtggcagtaagcactgaaacatcaatgttttcctgaaagtttgctaaggtatgatttaatttagtttacgtttcgaacgctttaaagcactttaaatgctttgaacgtTTTAAATGCGTTGAACGTTTTTATACACTTTAAATGCgttttaagacgctttaaatgctttagacGTTTAAAAAGGGCTTTAGACATTTGGGACGGGGAAGGAAGTTTTGATCGAGTTTTTACAGTTTAcacacacactctagttgcttgcttgcgaacccactgtacgcacaggcaaTCAGGGAAAAAAACATTAGTTACTCAGttatttgaccaccttcagagcatccactcacggtgttccgatacggaggtgtgtccctttgatgtttctcgctagctgacttgatcgtcggagtgcaaacggccacgaGGGCGCCCCTCTGTCCACTTATTTTGCAGGTACTCACCAAGACGGGAATCTAGGTTGaagacgaaggtgccctagctcgcgagttTAAGCCACGCATGAAGACGCacccggtcaaccggcgggaacatttggcgcccaccgtggggccgatataaaacatcagtcccaccgcAAGAATTCAATTCCAGTTGCAGTTTCCAACCCAGTTCCCTCGAGATTTTACCAAGAGCCATTGTTCATTGAGAAATTGGTGTAGTTCTCACCAATTACTTTTGGCTGAGTTTGTTGTTTTGATCGCGTTCATTCAAGTTCGAGTTCCCAACGCTTTCTTTGTCCCTTGGAGTTGCACGCCCCTAGAAGAAGTTCCAAAAACCGCAGATGATGAGGTCCACGAGACAAGGTTCGACGCGCGCtgagagtgaagagatgaccatgcagcagCTCATGCGTATGATGCAAGGATTTcaagaagcaatggcagcgTCAAAGGCTGaacaagagcgcatgcaggagGATCTCGCGGCGTCTCAGGCGAGAAATGAGGAGCTTTGTCGCATGAATGAGGAATTGCGCCGCGGGTGGCGCAATCACACAGGACAACGCGACATAGATGAGGCTGAGcaaccccaccaagggagttttctaCGCCGTTCTCGCATCAGATCTTGGAGACGGTGATCCCCAACACATTCACTGGGCCCAAGGTGAcgttcacagggatggaggaccctgaggcgtatctcactgcgttccacatgCAGATGATGCTAGTGGGCGGCTCCGACGTcgtaaggtgcaagctcttcatgagcaccttgactgggatggccatgaactggttcatcagcctcctagagggtcatatcacgtctttcgcaCAGCTCTCGCAGttattcagagagcagtatctAGCCAACAGAGCTCCACCACCAGTTTCATACGACCTATTCGACGTAAGTATCAAGGCGAGACCTTGAAGGAATACATAAATCGTTTCGGGCCACAAGTGGTGAAGGTAGGCACCACAAaagagcccatgatcgtgtacgcattcagaaAGGGGGTGTGTCCTAGGCCTTTTTGCAAGTCaatcatccgcaaccgccccAAAACTTTTGCTGAGATAAGGCGTCGTGCAGTGGAACACATCGCCTCTGAGGGTGAAGTGTATGAGAAACGCACAAGTGTTGCGCCCGCGCGCCCAAGAGCGCAGACGCGCGCACAACCCGCCAGGGTCCACGAGGCCGCGACAGGGAGGAAGAACCAAGACAGGAAGCGCCCCTACGAGGTAAGGAGGCCCCAGCCCAGGGGTCGAGCAGAGGGAAACAGGCTAGCGAGGGAAGGAAATAGACTGCTGAggcacaattttgtggtggaactAAAAGACCTCattgttgtgcccaacatagctgacaggttgaggccaccggtgaagtctgacaaggtactgggacctcacaaagagtcgtggtgcgagttccacgaggcatTTGGGCACCATATCAACAACTGCTTGGCACTGGGCTAccagttggatgagcttgtgagaaatggtttcctgaaggattatcTTGCTGGGTCTGCTACGACCACAACCTTGGGGGTACCAGAAGAGGATTAGGCGCATGAAATGCCAATCCATGGAGAGGTGCACACCATTTCTGGTGGCTTCTCTGGAGGAGGGCCCATTGCCTCTCAGCGCAAGAGGTATGTGAGAGCAGTGAACTCAGTTGCTGAGGGGGGTTCAGATGACCAATGGGAGTCGGACCTTGTGTTCACAAGGGCAGAGGTATGGGATGTTgtcccacatgacaatgacccaatagtcatttcggttgtcacggcTGGGAGGAAGGTGCATAGGGTActcgtcgaccagggcagttctgtagatgtcatgttttggtcgacgtTCAATAAATTGCAGTTGTCCTCTGACTTGTTGAGGCCCTACACTGGGTGCTTGTACGGGTTCACATGGGACCAAGTGGAAGTACGAGGTTACTTGGAgttgaggacgacgttcacggATGGAACGACGTCCCGTACAGAGAGCATTCGTTACTTGGTAGTCAACGCCAATTCAGcttacaacattctgttgggaagaccagcGCTGAATAGGCTGAGAGTAgtggcctccacgcgccacatgaagatgaagctgccagatcTTAGTGGTAAGGTAATTGTGAACAAATCTGATCAAGAGGAGGCctggaaatgctatgaaaatagcttgAAGACAAaaagaggcgtgttcatggtacTGGAACGATCGCCGGTTTCAGATACGCCAATGGAGGTAGAGCCCTTGGAAAAGGCGACGCCTGCGGAGTCGACGCCTAATGAGGATTCACACGCGGATGCGACGCCCATGGAAGAAGCGTCAAAAGAGGCGACGCCCGAAGCACCCGATAgggcgacgcctatagaagaTCACAGGAATGAGTCTCGTGAAGAGAGCGTGCGGGATAGGCGACCCCAACCAATAGACAATGTGGTGGAAAAGCAGATAGGAGGTAAGGTGTTCAAGTTGGGACGTTTGTTGAGCCTAGAAGAACAAGATGAAGTGGCAGCCGTGAtctcacgccacttggatgcaTTCGCGTGGACCGCCGCAGACATGTcaggcatcgacccagattttttgtgccaccacCTTACCATGGACGCCAAGGTTCGTCCTGTAcgacagagaaggaggaagttcaacaaAGAGCGATGCCTCGTCGTGAAGGAAGAGACGCAGAAGTTGCTAAGCGTCGGGCATATCAaggagatacaataccctgagtggctggccaatgttattttagtgaagaaggcgaatgggaagtggatgatgtgcgtcgacttcacagatttgaacaaggcgtgccccaaggtttcgtacccactgcccagcatcgacgcgttggtggacagcgcctcaggctgcaagatgctgagtttcttggatgcattctcaggttgcaatcagatcaagatgcatccaaaGGATGAGAGTAAAATggcgttcatgacggagacgtgcagttactgttataaggtgatgccatttgggctgaagaatgcaggcgccacctaccaaaggctaatggacaaggtccttgcacctatgctgggaaggaacgtgcaagcctacgtagatgacatggagGTGACTTAGCATGAGAGAGGGCAGCACACAgcggatctggaagagctatttgctaccatatcaaagtaccgcctcaagttaaacccggaAAAATGCATTTTTGGCGTCGAGGCGGGCAAATTCTTAGGCTTTATGCTTACgaagagggggatagaggcaaaccctgacaagtgtgcagCTAGTattgccatgaggagcccaacttCGGTGAAAGAAGTACAGCAGCTGACTGGGCGGATGGCAGCTTTGTCAAGGTTCGTATCTGCGGGAGGCGAGAAGGGCcacccctatttccagtgcctcaagaggaatagcCGTTTTGCATGGACGGATGAGTGTGAAGCAAcgttcctcaagttgaaggagtacttgcgacgccacctgtgctttgcaagccacGAGCAAGCGTCCCCCTTCGATTGTACTTTGCAGTAACAGAGTGGGCCATCAGCTTTGTGTTGGTCCAGGAGCAAGACCAagtgtgatatgattccaatagcaaaatatagatgattttttgacattttatggaatcaacttgagttggagattgagtaGGCAgttttatagaaatggatcaatgttctatgtttcaagaactcaccaaaacttgcatcAATACAccaaaactcacatggaagcccatttcttgtcaattgaaccgattaaaaggtataagaaataaaatgaaccgattaaattgcctTAGAAGTGAAATGAATCGAACAAAGTCttagaaaaagaagatgaaccgattatattcagcaaagaagaagatgaaccgaacaaaacaacaaaagaaGCTAAAACATCGAAAAGAATTGCAAGAAAAGTCCTAAAACATGTTTAAGGAATTCaaatggacatggaaatggaagaaatagatggagaagaaaggaagacttatgtggttgtagttcttggttgatgaacacgccacttgaagtgtgaatgctccaagataagtgtgaattgccgccacttgaggaaccaaggcactcaagatgagactaggaagaggagaaggcaagttctcactcactcaatcaccaatttgggagagtttggttacttcaaaaatcaattctattatttgaaggacctaagccttccttttataggagcaagggccggtcatgaagcttacaaagcTTGCATCACAAGCTATCCAAAAGTCCCCTaagctaacgcctatagtgaatcatgaagagtcaccttctagaaaattctaaactaaagcctaaagatgctttacaaaagaggtatctaatgtttccctctaagcaccttcctaaaaactatatatttaaacattctactttttatacaaaagacactataaaaagagaaaacaatctacCACTACTTCTTAATTCTttaaacttgctccttgtaagcctttgaggtaagCTAATGTCttcttgaacttcttcaacTTCGGCCTCTACCTCCTTTTGACCTTGATCTTTGGCCTCtatttcttcttgatcttgatctccatcaaagtGCAGAGGcacatctactttgtaagcaaggccttgcaaggcccagaatCGAGATACCAGTCGCTGGAGAAGGCGGCATTAGCAATAGTGTTCTCAGCCTGGAGGCTCCATCACTACTTTCATAGttttacagtggtggtgatgacgaacctccccatccagaaagtaCTCCAGAAGCCAAATGTAGTTGGGAGGTTAGTTCGCTGGgtggtggagctgtcagagtttgatatccgGTACGAACCCAAAGGATCCATCAAGGAGCAAGTCTATGCAAATTTTGTCGCAGAGCTCTCACCAGGAGGAGGCCCTCAAGAGGTGGAGTTAGGAtcacagtggatgctctcagtggatgggtcctctaaccagcaggggagtggcgctggaataatcttggaggggcctaacggagtgttgatcgagcaagccttacgcttcgccttcaaagcaagcaataaccaagcggagtatgaggcgctggttgctggaatgctcttggccaaagaAATCGGCGCTCAAAGCCTCTTGGCGAAAAGTGATTCCCAGTTtgtcacaggacaagtaacaggggagtaccaggcaaaggatccacagatggctGCGTACTTAAGGTACGTCGAAGTGTTAAAGGGAGCTTTTGCTGCGTTTGAGCTGGTACATGTCcctagagagcaaaatgccagagctgacctgctcgccaagctggtcagctcaggcaaggggggaaggcagaggacagtcatccaagagacgctcaaaacgccgcgaaagtttgtggcagacaacagggtggatgttcTTCACATTAGCACAACAAGAGGAAAGTCAAGGAGGCATCGCTCTTTGATTCAAGATACGGCGAGGGCACCCCGCATCAGCACCTATGCGGCCTCGCCCGAAGGAGAGAAGTGTGTGCAAGTATGTGCCTTGGAGGAAGGCGACACGTGGATGACGCCTTACAGGCGATACATTGCAGATGGGATTATCCCAGCTGAGCCTGGAGAGGGAAAAAGGATAAACAAGAATTCTGCAAGGTACACTCTCGTTGATGGAGTACTATTTAGGCATGGGTTCACGCACCCAATTCTGACATGTgtgagtggcgacgagtgtacgaGGATCATGTCAGAGCTTTACAAGGGGATTTGTGGAAGTCACGTGGGGGGAAGATCATTAGCTTCCAAGGTGATTCGCGCAGGGTTTTATTGGCCATCAGTGAGGGAAGATTGTGTAAGATACGCCCAgcgatgcaagcagtgccagaTGCATGTAgactggcataaggcacctccacatggggaatcgatattctggggcctttccctctggcgataaggcagatgaagtatttgatagtcgccatcgagtacttcacgaagtggatagaggcataaccagtggcacagatcactgcgcacaaggtacaacactttgtttggaagaacattgtgtgtcgcttcggGGTGCCAAGGCGTCTCATCTAAGATAATGACACTCAGTTcacatcagtcgaacaccctaGACGAATGGACAGGTagagtcagcgaatagagttttgctgaggggatTGAAGCGAAGGCTtgagaaggctaaaggggcatgggcagaagaagtaccaaggatcgtgtgggcttaccacaccacccctcaatcttccaccatggagacgccatTCAGCCTAGTGTACGGGTCagatgccatgatcccagtagagatccacgAGAGTTCTCCGCGTTTCCTAAGCTTTGTGGCAGAAGAATCcaatgaggaaagaagggtAAATCTAGACCTATTGGACGAGGCCAGAGAGGAAGCAAGGATAaaggctgaagctgtgaagaggaAAGTGGAACATCAGTATAGCTCTAATGTAAAGCCGCGACAATTCCAAGTTGGCGacctggtcatgaggaaggctcatccttacgagttggagaacaagttgtctcccaagtggaccagaCCCTTCAAAATAACCGAAGCCAAGGGAAATGGTTCGTACAATCTAGAGACTCTAGAAGGGGGGCCCATTCCACGtagctggaatgcagccaatttaaaattttatttcagttgaaagtTATGAAACACAgagttgtaaaggggacactctttttccctctcgggggttttttaacgaggtcacccaaataaaaaaaaaggaagttCAAGAAAACT encodes:
- the LOC137839429 gene encoding uncharacterized protein; translation: METPFSLVYGSDAMIPVEIHESSPRFLSFVAEESNEERRVNLDLLDEAREEARIKAEAVKRKVEHQYSSNVKPRQFQVGDLVMRKAHPYELENKLSPKWTRPFKITEAKGNGSYNLETLEGGPIPRSWNAANLKFYFS